One segment of Argiope bruennichi chromosome 11, qqArgBrue1.1, whole genome shotgun sequence DNA contains the following:
- the LOC129956482 gene encoding elongation of very long chain fatty acids protein AAEL008004-like, whose protein sequence is MMKKHNDKYYARYGDPRTANWLLMDNQMYPFLIAALYLVTTKLIVPMVMRKRNPIELRWLSVAYNIGMCLLNAWVLYELGNLTVLNPKFDWFCQPIDWSNSPEAMRVAEVGWIFLLTTILECITTILIILRKKESYSSAVHTFVRTQALIVAWYGLKFAPGGYNSLYCLLNVLIYAVLHFHHAAVISMPFFKHWHWETVTLALIYVLQFSIYFVYYSQLYFFPPRNCKPSFFVLRLNMGIALLFFVFGKDFFVSVFNFISGKKKSTEKQKK, encoded by the exons atgatGAAGAAgcacaatgataaatattacGCAAGATATGGAG ATCCGCGGACAGCCAACTGGCTGCTGATGGACAACCAAATGTATCCCTTTCTAATAGCAGCGCTGTATTTGGTCACTACAAAGCTCATTGTACCCATGGTGATGCGGAAGAGGAATCCAATTGAACTGCGCTGGCTAAGCGTTGCATATAATATTGGAATGTGTCTTCTCAATGCCTGGGTACTCTATGAG CTTGGAAATCTTACAGTTCTCAATCCAAAATTCGACTGGTTTTGTCAGCCAATAGATTGGTCCAACAGTCCAGAGGCTATGAGA GTGGCTGAAGTGGGTTGGATATTTTTGCTCACAACAATTCTGGAATGTATTACTACg attCTGATTATTCTGAGAAAAAAAGAATCCTATTCTTCAGCTGTCCATACATTTGTTCGAACTCAAGCCCTCATTGTCGCATGGTATGGCTTGAAATTCGCTCCAg GAGGTTACAATTCACTATACTGTTTACTAAATGTGCTTATATATGCAGTTCTCCATTTTCATCATGCTGCGGTAATttcaatgcctttttttaaacACTGGCACTGGGAAACAGTAACATTGGCTTTAATTTATGTG TTGCAGTTCTCTATCTATTTCGTTTACTATTCGCAGCTGTACTTTTTCCCACCAAGAAACTGCAAACCGTCATTCTTTGTTTTACGTCTAAATATGGGCAttgctcttttattttttgtctttggCAAAGATTTCTTTGtatcagtatttaattttataagtggaAAAAAGAAGTCtacagaaaaacaaaagaaatag
- the LOC129956485 gene encoding uncharacterized protein LOC129956485 translates to MNRNKRRSRSNRKDHNNKSATVIQPLPYGQYNRLVVPETAYNNEQSSIGSYGMCYVSEQQQKEMIGEELYYYVYQWYPERAGKLTGMLLEMDVQSLLQMLADGNFMRAMVEKALQALMEHYAKQKNGRTHQ, encoded by the exons ATGAATCGTAATAAAAGGAGATCAAGAAGCAACCGCAAAGACCATAACAACAAATCAGCAACAGTAATTCAGCCGCTTCCTTATGGGCAGTACAACCGGCTTGTCGTACCTGAAACTGCTTACAACAACGAACAGAGTTCTATCGGCAGCTATGGAATGTGCTATGTGAGCGAACAGCAGCAGAAGGAGATGATAGGCGAGGAGCTGTACTACTATGTTTACCAGTGGTATCCAGAGCGAGCGGGTAAACTGACCGGCATGCTACTTGAGATGGATGTTCAAAGTCTGCTGCAAATGCTAGCAGACGGAAATTTTATGCGAGCTATG GTCGAAAAAGCTCTCCAGGCGCTGATGGAACACTACGCAAAGCAAAAAAACGGCAGGACCCACCAGTGA